Proteins encoded in a region of the Scyliorhinus canicula chromosome 2, sScyCan1.1, whole genome shotgun sequence genome:
- the LOC119962289 gene encoding zinc finger MYM-type protein 1-like has translation MKAGETLYAVCEICIQSVDHGDGGEIILSAKDEVNHNVAKDPGLWLDFSADDVAYWIACGPSDCQHHNGPFDKSYRHFSSGKPVRYCSQKLFVGTKANDKGQQLEKQIQEEWDYWEYALRRVIAVIRTLAERGLAFRGTEERFGSLQNGNFLGLLELISQFDPFLAGHISKYGNSGKGNPSWCSKTTCEELIQLMAQKVHALIVDKVKSSGYFSLSVDSTPDLSHIDQLSVVLRYLKDGQPIERFLTFLEMKSYTGEEMANQVLQYLREACRLNFSKCRGQSYDNAANMSGRYKGMQQKILETNKFAIYVPCAAHSLNLVGRSAVDCCQEAVNFFSTVQLLYTFFSASSSRWKILKGCIGNESVLKSLSDTRWEAHATATAAILKSFLKILEALEYIAEDQSQKGDARREANNIADKMQELEFVFMLNFWNEILQNFHRVSQVLQNEDVNLKTCADLYVSLADQLCTSRDEFERYEAATKEMLPDVDYKAATTRKRIRKKVSNDGDAPEVYLNARDKFRITTFYTIVDKLETEMKRRGEIYKEIAERLSFLSDVPHNVTSSSTNIERYSQCCQKLIDAYPEDFNSNFSAELQQLHSYVRHKFSATKNVKTRFSHAELYKIIVEDNIECAFPNVDIGFRIFFNINGHKLLS, from the exons atgAAAGCAGGGGAAACTTTGTATGCAGTCTGTGAAATTTGTATACAATCTGTGGAccatggtgatggtggtgaaatTATTCTGTCTGCAAAAGATGAAGTAAATCACAATGTAGCAAAGGATCCAGGGTTGTGGCTTGATTTCTCTGCTGATGATGTGGCTTATTGGATTGCTTGTGGACCCAGTGACTGTCAACACCACAATGGGCCATTTGACAAGTCTTACCGGCATTTCAGTAGTGGCAAACCAGTAAGGTATTGTTCGCAGAAGCTTTTTGTTGGGACAAAAGCCAATG ACAAGGGGCAACAGTTGGAGAAACAAATTCAGGAAGAGTGGGATTACTGGGAATATGCCTTGAGGCGTGTCATAGCTGTTATTCGTACGTTAGCTGAACGTGGCTTGGCTTTTCGAGGAACAGAAGAAAGGTTTGGATCATTGCAAAATGGGAATTTTTTAGGGCTGCTTGAGCTCATAAGCCAGTTTGATCCATTTTTAGCAGGCCACATTTCGAAATATGGAAATTCTGGCAAAGGAAATCcttcttgg tgttctaaaaccaccTGTGAGGAACTCATTCAACTAATGGCACAAAAGGTCCATGCGCTCATTGTTGACAAAGTAAAATCTTCTGGTTATTTTAGTTTGTCagttgattcaacaccagatCTATCACATATCGATCAGTTAAGTGTTGTACTTAGGTACTTAAAAGATGGACAGCCTATTGAACGCTTTTTAACCTTTCTGGAAATGAAAAGCTATACCGGTGAGGAAATGGCAAATCAGGTGTTGCAGTACTTACGTGAAGCTTGTAGGCTAAACTTTTCAAAATGTAGGGGTCAATCTTATGACAACGCTGCTAACATGTCTGGGCGTTATAAGGGGATGCAGCAAAAAATTTTAGAGACAAACAAGTTTGCTATATATGTGCCCTGTGCAGCTCATTCACTAAATCTGGTAGGCCGAAGTGCTGTTGACTGCTGTCAAGAGGCAGTTAATTTCTTCTCTACAGTGCAGTTACTCTATACCTTTTTTTCAGCCTCAAGCAGCCGGTGGAAAATTCTTAAAGGTTGTATTGGAAATGAAAGTGTCTTAAAATCCCTCTCTGATACCAGATGGGAGGCACATGCTACGGCAACAGCAGCAATTTTGAAATCTTTCCTTAAAATTTTAGAAGCATTAGAATATATAGCCGAAGACCAGTCACAAAAGGGAGACGCTAGAAGAGAAGCAAATAATATTGCAGATAAGATGCAAGAGCTAGAATTCGTTTTTATGTTGAATTTTTGGAATGAGATTTTGCAGAATTTTCACAGAGTAAGCCAAGTTCTACAAAATGAGGATGTGAACTTAAAAACATGTGCAGATCTGTATGTATCATTAGCTGACCAACTGTGCACTTCACGAGATGAATTTGAAAGATATGAAGCAGCTACAAAGGAAATGCTACCAGATGTTGATTACAAGGCAGCTACAACTCGCAAACGTATCAGAAAGAAGGTATCCAATGACGGAGATGCACCAGAAGTATATCTGAATGCCAGAGATAAATTTCGTATCACCACCTTTTACACAATTGTTGACAAACTTGAAACTGAGATGAAAAGAAGAGGAGAGATatacaaagaaatagcagagagaTTGTCTTTTCTAAGTGATGTGCCACATAATGTCACTTCATCATCTACTAACATTGAAAGGTATTCTCAGTGCTGTCAAAAGCTGATTGATGCTTACCCAGAGGACTTCAACAGTAATTTCTCAGCTGAGCTTCAGCAGTTACATTCATATGTGCGCCATAAGTTCAGTGCAacaaaaaatgtaaaaacaagATTCAGTCATGCTGAACTTTATAAAATAATTGTAGAAGACAatattgagtgtgcctttccaaatGTAGACATTGGCTTTCGTATATTTTTTAACATTAATGGTCACAAATTGCTCAGCTGA